From a single Phalacrocorax aristotelis chromosome 1, bGulAri2.1, whole genome shotgun sequence genomic region:
- the LOC142063241 gene encoding galactosylgalactosylxylosylprotein 3-beta-glucuronosyltransferase 1-like isoform X2, giving the protein MLRRRNLLTTLLIALPWALLLTLWHQYPATRYLSLLRKTDENVTSKVLLNGTSTLREESLPSCIRQQQSIGATPKIIQNYVYSRPPPWSDTLPTIFVITPTYTRPVQKAELTRLANTFLHVQNLHWVVVEDSPRRTNLVSNLLEKAGLNFTHLNVETPKSLKLGLSWIPSHTPRGTLQRNLGLHWLRDTFSNTAPPEGVVYFADDDNTYSLELFEEMRYTRRVSVWPVAFVGGLRYESPKVSPAGKVVGWKTVFDPNRPFAIDMAGFAISIKLILEKPQASFKLEGVKGGYQETSLLKDLVTMDGLEPKAANCTKVLVWHTRTERPTLVNEGKRGFTDPRVEV; this is encoded by the exons ATGCTGAGGAGACGTAACCTTCTTACCACGCTCCTGATCGCCTTGCCATGGGCTCTCCTCCTAACCTTGTGGCACCAGTACCCAGCCACCCGCTACCTCAGCCTACTGAGAA AGACAGATGAGAACGTGACCTCTAAAGTTCTCCTCAATGGTACCTCTACACTGAGAGAAGAAAGCCTCCCATCATGCATTAGGCAACAGCAAAGCATAGGGGCAACACCTAAAATCATTCAGAATTATGTGTACTCCAGGCCTCCCCCGTGGTCAGACACCCTGCCAACCATCTTCGTTATCACCCCTACCTACACCCGGCCAGTGCAAAAAGCTGAGCTGACCCGTCTGGCCAACACCTTCCTACATGTACAGAACCTGCActgggtggtggtggaggaCTCACCGCGGAGGACCAACCTGGTATCCAACCTGCTGGAGAAGGCAGGGCTCAACTTCACCCACCTCAATGTGGAGACACCCAAAAGTCTGAAGCTGGGGCTGTCCTGGATCCCATCCCACACCCCAAGGGGGACACTACAGAGGAACCTGGGGCTGCACTGGCTGAGGGACACCTTCAGCAATACCGCACCACCAGAAGGGGTAGTGTATTTTGCTGATGATGATAACACCTACAGCCTGGAGCTCTTTGAAGAG ATGCGCTACACAAGGAGGGTGTCAGTCTGGCCAGTGGCTTTCGTTGGAGGGCTGCGATATGAATCCCCAAAAGTGAGCCCAGCAGGGAAGGTGGTGGGCTGGAAAACCGTCTTTGACCCTAACCGGCCCTTTGCTATTGACATGGCTGGATTCGCTATCAGCATCAAGCTGATCTTGGAGAAGCCTCAGGCCAGTTTCAAGCTGGAGGGAGTTAAAGGAGGTTACCAGGAAACCAGTTTGCTGAAGGACCTAGTGACTATGGACGGGCTGGAGCCCAAAGCAGCCAACTGCACAAAG GTGCTGGTCTGGCACACAAGAACTGAGAGGCCCACTCTGGTTAATGAAGGAAAGCGTGGATTTACAGACCCCAGAGTAGAGGTGTAA
- the LOC142063241 gene encoding galactosylgalactosylxylosylprotein 3-beta-glucuronosyltransferase 1-like isoform X1, which translates to MLRRRNLLTTLLIALPWALLLTLWHQYPATRYLSLLRKETDENVTSKVLLNGTSTLREESLPSCIRQQQSIGATPKIIQNYVYSRPPPWSDTLPTIFVITPTYTRPVQKAELTRLANTFLHVQNLHWVVVEDSPRRTNLVSNLLEKAGLNFTHLNVETPKSLKLGLSWIPSHTPRGTLQRNLGLHWLRDTFSNTAPPEGVVYFADDDNTYSLELFEEMRYTRRVSVWPVAFVGGLRYESPKVSPAGKVVGWKTVFDPNRPFAIDMAGFAISIKLILEKPQASFKLEGVKGGYQETSLLKDLVTMDGLEPKAANCTKVLVWHTRTERPTLVNEGKRGFTDPRVEV; encoded by the exons ATGCTGAGGAGACGTAACCTTCTTACCACGCTCCTGATCGCCTTGCCATGGGCTCTCCTCCTAACCTTGTGGCACCAGTACCCAGCCACCCGCTACCTCAGCCTACTGAGAA AAGAGACAGATGAGAACGTGACCTCTAAAGTTCTCCTCAATGGTACCTCTACACTGAGAGAAGAAAGCCTCCCATCATGCATTAGGCAACAGCAAAGCATAGGGGCAACACCTAAAATCATTCAGAATTATGTGTACTCCAGGCCTCCCCCGTGGTCAGACACCCTGCCAACCATCTTCGTTATCACCCCTACCTACACCCGGCCAGTGCAAAAAGCTGAGCTGACCCGTCTGGCCAACACCTTCCTACATGTACAGAACCTGCActgggtggtggtggaggaCTCACCGCGGAGGACCAACCTGGTATCCAACCTGCTGGAGAAGGCAGGGCTCAACTTCACCCACCTCAATGTGGAGACACCCAAAAGTCTGAAGCTGGGGCTGTCCTGGATCCCATCCCACACCCCAAGGGGGACACTACAGAGGAACCTGGGGCTGCACTGGCTGAGGGACACCTTCAGCAATACCGCACCACCAGAAGGGGTAGTGTATTTTGCTGATGATGATAACACCTACAGCCTGGAGCTCTTTGAAGAG ATGCGCTACACAAGGAGGGTGTCAGTCTGGCCAGTGGCTTTCGTTGGAGGGCTGCGATATGAATCCCCAAAAGTGAGCCCAGCAGGGAAGGTGGTGGGCTGGAAAACCGTCTTTGACCCTAACCGGCCCTTTGCTATTGACATGGCTGGATTCGCTATCAGCATCAAGCTGATCTTGGAGAAGCCTCAGGCCAGTTTCAAGCTGGAGGGAGTTAAAGGAGGTTACCAGGAAACCAGTTTGCTGAAGGACCTAGTGACTATGGACGGGCTGGAGCCCAAAGCAGCCAACTGCACAAAG GTGCTGGTCTGGCACACAAGAACTGAGAGGCCCACTCTGGTTAATGAAGGAAAGCGTGGATTTACAGACCCCAGAGTAGAGGTGTAA